The DNA segment CGGTGGTGTCGGTGCCGACCGCCGGGGCCGCGCTGGCGACACCCGCGGCGGTGACGGCGAAAGCGGCACCGAGCGCGACGGTACCGAGAGTCTTGATGGTTCCCTGCTTCATCGAATTACGTCCTCGTGATGGGGGCTTGACCGGCAAATCAACCTAGTGATGCGGCAACCGGCGCCGCAAACAGCCACGAGGAAGGAAAAAACGGCCGGTGGACATTCCACCGGCCGTTGCGCTATAAGCTCGCACTGTTCCCTTACGCAGAGTCAGAAGCCCTGCTGGCGGGGGCGGTTGCACCCTGCGGACGGAACAGCCATTCGGCCCGCAGTTCCGCGTAACCAGGCTTGATGACGTCATTGATCATGGCCAGACGTTCATCGAAAGGAATGAACGCTGATTTCATCGCATTGACTGTAAACCACTGCATGTCGTCGAGCGTGTATCGAAATGTCTTGACCAGGTGCTCGAATTCCCGGGACATGTTCGTGCCGCTCATCAGCCGGTTGTCGGTGTTGACCGTGAGCCGGAACTGCAGTCGGCGCAGCAGGCCGATGGGGTGCTCCGCGTAGGAGGGAGCGGCGCCGGTCTGCAGGTTGGAGGTCGGGCACATCTCCAGCGGGATGCGCTTGTCCCGGACGTACGAGGCGAGCCGGCCGAGCTTGACCGAGCCATCGTCGGCGACCTCGATGTCGTCGATGATCCGGACACCGTGGCCCAGCCGGTCGGCGCCGCACCACTGCAGGGCCTGCCAGATGGACGGCAGGCCGAAGGCCTCACCGGCGTGGATGGTGAAGTGGTTGTTCTCCCGCTTGAGGTACTCGAACGCGTCGAGGTGGCGGGTGGGCGGGTAGCCGGCCTCCGCGCCCGCGATGTCGAAGCCGACGACGCCGGTGTCGCGGTAGCGGTTGGCGAGTTCGGCGATCTCCAGGGCGCGGGCGGCGTGCCGCATCGCGGTCAGCAGCGCGCCGACCCGGATGCGGTGACCGTTCTCCCGGGCCCGCCGCTCGCCCTCGCGGAAGCCCTCGTTGACGGCCTCGACGACCTCTTCGAGGGTCAGCCCCTTTTCGAGGTGCTGCTCGGGCGCGTACCTGACCTCGGCGTAGACGACACCGTCCGCGGCCAGGTCCTCGGCGCACTCGGCGGCCACCCGGACCAGGGCGTCGCGGGTCTGCATGACGGCGCAGGTGTGCGCGAAGGTCTCCAGGTAGCGCTCCAGGGAGCCGGAGTCGGCCGCCTCGCGGAACCAGACCCCGAGCTTCTCCGGGTCGGTCTCGGGCAGGCCCTCGTAGCCCGCATCGCGGGCCAGGTCGACGACCGTGGCCGGCCGGAGCCCGCCGTCGAGGTGGTCGTGGAGCAGCACCTTGGGGGCACGGCGGATCTGTTCACTGGTCGGGAGTGTGGTGGTCTCGCTCGTCATTTCGGCACTCTAGCCCCTACGCGCGTAGATCTCATCGAACGATACGTAACAGTGACCCGTCCACGGGGTGGCGCGCACGCCGCCTTCTGCCATCGTTCTGGTCATGGCTCAGCAAGCACTGCCGGTGCGCGAGGCCCGGCTGGGAAAACCGCTGGGAACGGCCGGCAAGGAGGGGGCGCGCGAGGCGCTCCGGTGGCGGAGTGGCGGCGGTCGGAGCACCGGCCGGGAGGTGAGCGGGGTCGCTCTTCTACTGCCCGGAGGCGGCCCGACCGGGGTGCGGCGCCCTTCGCCGGTGGCGGCACTGGCGGTGCGCCCGCTGGCGGTCCGGCTGGCGAAGGCCGGGCGCCCCGAGGGCCTGACGGCCCATGTCGTCCGCTACCGCTGCAACGGCTGGAACGGCCCCGACGCCCATCCGGCACGTGACGCGGCCTGGGCCCTGGACGAGGTGGTCCGGCGCTACGGCGATGTGCCGGTCTGCCTCGTCGGCACGGGCATGGGCGCCCGCGCCGCCCTGCACGCCGCGGGCCACCCCGCGGTCAACTCCGTCCTGGCACTGGCCCCTTGGCTGCCCGGCCCCGGCCGGGACGACGAGCGGCCCGACCCGGTGAAACAGCTCATCGGCCGGCAGGTCCTGCTGGTCCACGGCACCAACGACGAACGCACCGACCCCGACCTGTCCTACCGCTACGCCCAGCGCGCCAAGAAGGTCAACCGCGACACCTGCCGGTTCGAGGTGCACTCCGACGGCCACTCCCTGCACCAGCACCGCGCCGAAGTCCTCGCCCTGGCCGCCGACTTCATGCTCGGCTCCCTCTTCGCCCGCGACTACGCCCGCCCCGTGAAGGACGCACTGGCCGCCCCACCGCCGCTCGGCCTCCGCATGCCCCTGGCCGCGGGCTTCGGGGCGTCGTTGCGGCATTGAGGGTGGGCGCTGAGGGCGAGGCGTGGAGGGGAAGAGGTGCCGGGGGCCAAGGCGTCGAGGAGCGGAGAGGTCCAGGTGCCGGGCGTCCAAGTCGGGCGTCGAGGAGCGGAGAGGTCCAGGTGCCGGGCGTCCAAGTCGGGCGTCGAGGCGACGGCGCGCCGCACCTCCCCCCTCCCTCCGCCCGCTCCCCTCACCGCGGCAGCAGCTTCCCCCGGCGGCCGAGCAGGAACTTCTTGAAGGCGGCGACCGGTGGGGTGTCGGGATGGCCGTCCAGCCAGGCGACGCCGATCTCGCGGACCGCGCGGGGCGCCGTCACGGTCAGTTCGGCGACGCCGGGGCGGGGGACGGCCGGCGGTGGGAGCAGGGCCACGCCCAGCCCGGCCGCGACCAGCCCGCGCAGCGTCTCGGCCTCCTCCCCCTCGAACGCGATCCGCGGCGTGAAGCCCGCCTCGGCGCACAGCGCGTCGGTGATCCGGCGCAGTCCGTAGCCCGGTTCCAGGGTCACGAACAGCTCGCCGGCGGCCTCCGCGAGCCGGATCCGCTTACGGCCGGCCAGCGCGTGGTCGTCGGGGACGACGAGGCGCAGCTTCTGCTCGTCGAGCCGGCGGGCGACCAGGTCCGGATAGTCGGGCACCGGCGACGTCAGGCACAGATCGAGGTCGCCGGCCCGGAGGCGTTCGATCATGGCCTCGCCGTAGTTCTGGACGAGCTGGAAGCGGACGCGCGGGTGGTCGGCGCGGAAGCTGCGGATCAGGCCGGGCACGGTCTCCGAGCCGAGGGTGTGCAGAAAGCCGAACGCCACCTTCCCGGCGGCGGGGTCGACGTCGGCGCGTACGGACTCCGTCGCCCGTTCCAGGTCCGTCAGCGCCCGCTCGGTGGAGGCGAGGAAGGCGCGGCCGGCCGGGGTGAGGGAGAGCGTGCGGCCGTGCCGGGCGAAGAGGGCGACGCCGAGGTCCTCCTCCAGGCGGACCAGCGCGCGGCTGAGCGTCGGCTGCGGCATGCCGAGTTCCAGGGCGGCGCGGGTGACGTGTTCGTGCCGGGCGACGGCGGTGAACTGGGCGAGCCGCGGGGCGAGGAGCACCGCCCAGGAGTCGCCCCCGAGCTCGGCCGGCTCCCCCGCCTCCGCGCTCCGCGGCGCTCCGGCAAGATCTTTTCTGTTGCGACCTTGCAACAGCGGCCCCTGCGACCTCGGATCATGTGTCACAGCATCGATTATGCCGTTTCTATGCATTGGACGCATGAAACCTGGCGGCCTACGTTCGAAGCATGCCTCCCGCTGATACCGGGGCGTCCGTCACCGTCCGTGCGGCCGCCTCTCCCCAGTCGTCCACTGACACTTCTCCTTCCGCCGCCGCCCCCGACCCCGAGTCGGGCAAGCTGCGGCCGGGCGGCCCCGGCTACCGCCGGATGAGCTTCGCCCTCTTCGCCGCCGGAGTCGCGACCTTCGCGCTCCTCTACTCCACGCAGGCGCTGCTGCCCGCGATCTCCACCGACCTCGGGGTCAGCCCGGACCAGGCGAGCTGGACCGTGTCCGCGGCCACCTTCGGCCTGGCCCTCGGCGTCATCCCGCTGAGCGCGGTCTCCGAGCGCTTCGGGCGGCGCACGCTGATGACCGTGTCCCTCTCGGTGGCCGCGCTGATCGCGATGCTGGTGCCGTTCGCCCCGTCGCTCGGCGCGCT comes from the Streptomyces angustmyceticus genome and includes:
- a CDS encoding alpha/beta hydrolase gives rise to the protein MAQQALPVREARLGKPLGTAGKEGAREALRWRSGGGRSTGREVSGVALLLPGGGPTGVRRPSPVAALAVRPLAVRLAKAGRPEGLTAHVVRYRCNGWNGPDAHPARDAAWALDEVVRRYGDVPVCLVGTGMGARAALHAAGHPAVNSVLALAPWLPGPGRDDERPDPVKQLIGRQVLLVHGTNDERTDPDLSYRYAQRAKKVNRDTCRFEVHSDGHSLHQHRAEVLALAADFMLGSLFARDYARPVKDALAAPPPLGLRMPLAAGFGASLRH
- a CDS encoding LysR family transcriptional regulator, with the translated sequence MLLAPRLAQFTAVARHEHVTRAALELGMPQPTLSRALVRLEEDLGVALFARHGRTLSLTPAGRAFLASTERALTDLERATESVRADVDPAAGKVAFGFLHTLGSETVPGLIRSFRADHPRVRFQLVQNYGEAMIERLRAGDLDLCLTSPVPDYPDLVARRLDEQKLRLVVPDDHALAGRKRIRLAEAAGELFVTLEPGYGLRRITDALCAEAGFTPRIAFEGEEAETLRGLVAAGLGVALLPPPAVPRPGVAELTVTAPRAVREIGVAWLDGHPDTPPVAAFKKFLLGRRGKLLPR
- a CDS encoding adenosine deaminase; protein product: MTSETTTLPTSEQIRRAPKVLLHDHLDGGLRPATVVDLARDAGYEGLPETDPEKLGVWFREAADSGSLERYLETFAHTCAVMQTRDALVRVAAECAEDLAADGVVYAEVRYAPEQHLEKGLTLEEVVEAVNEGFREGERRARENGHRIRVGALLTAMRHAARALEIAELANRYRDTGVVGFDIAGAEAGYPPTRHLDAFEYLKRENNHFTIHAGEAFGLPSIWQALQWCGADRLGHGVRIIDDIEVADDGSVKLGRLASYVRDKRIPLEMCPTSNLQTGAAPSYAEHPIGLLRRLQFRLTVNTDNRLMSGTNMSREFEHLVKTFRYTLDDMQWFTVNAMKSAFIPFDERLAMINDVIKPGYAELRAEWLFRPQGATAPASRASDSA